The Candidatus Kapaibacterium sp. genome has a segment encoding these proteins:
- a CDS encoding DUF5683 domain-containing protein yields MQFINLIKRLNTYYKILLISFIFIANIAFCYSQDEIDTAKVESTVKKSKFEMTKSPSGAIYRSLILPGWGQYYVESYWKAPIFLAGALGLYASIVYNQIEFSNYAEILDGMEKNNPEYEITLLRREYFRDNRDMSGFYLIGVYVLAAVDAYVGAHLFDFEVEENLSIGFIPHSLNPRLAIFIRF; encoded by the coding sequence TTGCAGTTTATTAATCTGATAAAAAGATTGAATACTTACTACAAAATATTGTTGATTTCATTCATATTCATTGCAAATATTGCATTTTGTTATTCGCAAGATGAAATTGATACGGCAAAAGTAGAAAGTACGGTAAAAAAGTCAAAATTTGAAATGACAAAATCCCCATCCGGTGCAATATATCGCTCGTTGATATTACCCGGGTGGGGACAATATTATGTCGAAAGCTACTGGAAAGCTCCTATATTTTTGGCAGGGGCACTCGGGCTATATGCTTCGATTGTTTACAACCAAATTGAGTTTAGTAATTATGCTGAAATACTTGATGGAATGGAGAAAAATAACCCTGAATACGAAATCACTTTGCTCCGCAGGGAATATTTCAGGGATAACCGCGATATGAGCGGATTTTACCTAATCGGTGTTTATGTCTTAGCAGCAGTTGATGCATACGTTGGAGCACATTTATTTGACTTTGAAGTAGAAGAAAACCTGAGCATTGGCTTTATCCCCCATTCTCTTAATCCCAGATTAGCTATTTTTATAAGATTTTAA
- a CDS encoding RidA family protein, with translation MKEQILTKNAPAPIGPYSQAVRAEGKFIFISGQIPFTPEGQLVGEGITIQTQQSIRNIAAILESVGLTLENVVKTTVLLKNMEHFAQMNEIYNQFFETSKPARAAYEVARLPKDVLVEIEAIAVY, from the coding sequence ATGAAAGAACAGATTTTAACAAAAAACGCTCCCGCTCCAATCGGACCATATTCACAAGCTGTCAGAGCGGAAGGAAAATTTATTTTCATCTCAGGTCAAATACCGTTTACTCCTGAAGGACAATTAGTCGGCGAGGGTATTACTATCCAAACTCAACAATCAATCAGGAATATTGCAGCCATTTTGGAGTCAGTTGGTTTGACATTGGAAAATGTAGTAAAAACAACTGTTTTGCTCAAAAACATGGAACATTTCGCTCAGATGAACGAAATCTACAACCAATTTTTTGAAACAAGCAAACCCGCTCGTGCAGCCTATGAAGTAGCACGTCTCCCAAAAGACGTTTTGGTAGAAATTGAAGCAATTGCAGTTTATTAA
- a CDS encoding ROK family protein → MLLGIDIGGTSIKVGLFDTELSLIKNYSFPSNSFDDSSKFFEFLNQDISTISDAYSVEAIGIGIPGLLSKDFILEKSPNLKFLEGVNLAENLLNKLTVPAVIENDANMAAMSELIGQSEENIDNFVYLTIGTGVGGSIIIEGKPFHGDAGFAGEIGHIIIDSKFDENSDVYRIGTLESKCGKQGIVDFYNSLTGSNEAIGVKDISKLAENGDAIAVKTLDHTAFHLASGIISIIHALNICKIVIGGGISNSNYLLQKTTKYVNKRVMYGNKELISIKRAKHNEDSGIYGAAYCAKSKLLSIKQKEKI, encoded by the coding sequence ATGTTGCTCGGGATTGATATTGGCGGTACATCTATTAAAGTCGGCTTATTCGATACCGAATTGTCTCTAATCAAAAATTATTCCTTCCCAAGCAATTCATTTGATGATTCCTCAAAATTTTTCGAGTTTTTGAACCAGGATATTTCTACTATCTCCGATGCTTATAGCGTTGAAGCAATAGGAATCGGTATTCCGGGATTGTTATCAAAAGATTTCATTTTGGAAAAATCTCCAAATTTGAAATTCCTCGAGGGCGTCAATCTTGCTGAAAATTTGCTGAATAAATTAACTGTTCCCGCTGTAATCGAAAATGATGCTAATATGGCAGCTATGAGCGAACTAATCGGTCAATCTGAGGAAAACATTGACAACTTTGTTTATCTTACAATTGGCACCGGAGTTGGCGGTTCAATAATTATTGAAGGGAAACCATTCCATGGGGACGCCGGTTTCGCAGGAGAAATCGGGCATATAATTATTGACAGCAAATTCGACGAAAATTCTGACGTATATAGAATTGGTACTCTTGAATCAAAATGCGGCAAGCAAGGAATAGTTGATTTCTACAACTCACTCACCGGCTCAAACGAAGCAATTGGCGTTAAAGATATTTCAAAATTGGCAGAAAATGGCGATGCGATTGCTGTCAAAACTCTCGACCATACAGCATTTCACCTTGCCTCGGGAATTATATCCATAATTCATGCCCTGAATATTTGCAAAATTGTCATCGGTGGCGGAATTTCAAATTCAAATTATTTATTACAAAAAACCACAAAATACGTCAACAAACGTGTAATGTATGGAAATAAGGAATTAATCTCTATAAAAAGAGCCAAGCATAATGAGGATTCCGGCATCTATGGTGCTGCTTATTGTGCAAAATCAAAATTGTTATCCATTAAACAAAAGGAAAAAATATGA
- a CDS encoding septum formation initiator family protein, translating to MKFSFTDINFYKKRRWTIIGVSAILSIALIVTISDYGLWNRFTLEYETKSLEREIIALKDSNEMLLDEIEMLKTDTTTIEKVAREKYGMKKRNETVFVIQDNEGK from the coding sequence ATGAAATTCAGCTTCACGGATATAAATTTTTACAAGAAACGCCGATGGACAATTATCGGCGTTTCTGCCATTTTGTCAATTGCATTGATTGTGACAATATCCGATTACGGGCTTTGGAACAGATTTACATTAGAATACGAAACAAAGAGTCTCGAACGCGAAATCATTGCATTGAAGGATAGCAACGAAATGCTCTTAGACGAAATCGAGATGCTCAAGACTGATACTACAACTATCGAAAAAGTTGCCCGCGAAAAATACGGCATGAAAAAACGTAACGAAACAGTTTTCGTTATACAAGACAACGAAGGCAAATAG
- a CDS encoding SpoIIE family protein phosphatase: MTYWDKNPNVFKNIIAIASLVVVSHIVLVFYLLITSTTDDNLYTQLNDFNYTTKTIIGKNPDKENKLDTIKPGHVLIAINDSSLAPPNFKYDDYFDKISPNSTVSLKFRNLQNRNTFTILIKKSDIPEQFTVYVPMSAWVNFVVEGGASDRAGLKQGDLIIRVNGKSFNDIFEADRLMRRMGSGKEIMYEILRYEKKFEVKVALSKIGISWYSLVSLTTSILTIFIGFWIGFNKPNLVAGRMISISIIFVGMLLFHLFVHLPNDQILLTEIAFFVTNFVLIFSIPLFFHTALYFPSEKPQIIKKQKPILVGYLMAAILFSLASILYFWKILSYMPYLFMYGVTAILLYFIVLFIWNRKHFKKEEKRKSLFIRIIIFAVSSFMIFDLIIQNFNLMSREYVTTVVEFLPLVIFMIPVGIVYTIWRYRLLDFDFKFRRNIIFAFALTLVNVMFIVILAVIIFFITGIDIKVPEIVFTGTAIEVLGDNEIGSNSKRIEFFILLGASVIAFFGVYQLRLNTSIWLNKKFDRQTINYKSVYSQIFESIEPSSGIETIADTFMANLDRVIGFKRFGIIIYGTDQFIRYQNYGGFDGIELENFNKSLSRRFTFYLKEFNGVFSSDYLPDGIKEVYYKFEIENLVPIKTRDQFNGVILLGEKLSETGLTHDEIDLLKSIANQASVTINNSLLYEKLSQQERIRHELEFAREIQTASLPSKAPDLEGFDIFGVSIPALEVGGDFYDYLGSKDGKSQTFIIGDVSGKGTSAALYMSKIQGVIRTLNVFDLSPRNLMIYANTQLHRKIDKSFFVTALTAKLNTSDMTLKIVRAGHNPLLYFDSTTGKAEVIKPIGMGLGLTDSDTFASNLEEYHRKINKGDVILLYTDGITDSRNNENDEYGDERLSDVLLANSHLSSLEIKDAIFDDISNYTNGTMQFDDMTLLIVKIL; the protein is encoded by the coding sequence ATGACTTACTGGGACAAAAATCCAAATGTTTTCAAAAATATTATTGCCATAGCTTCATTGGTGGTAGTGAGTCATATTGTGCTTGTATTTTATTTATTGATTACAAGCACAACCGATGATAATCTTTACACCCAATTAAACGATTTCAATTATACAACAAAAACCATAATCGGTAAAAATCCTGATAAAGAAAACAAACTTGACACAATAAAACCCGGTCACGTACTGATTGCAATCAATGATTCATCATTAGCACCACCAAATTTCAAATATGATGATTATTTTGATAAGATTTCACCAAATTCTACCGTCAGTCTAAAGTTTCGAAATCTTCAAAATCGAAATACATTTACGATTTTAATTAAAAAGTCTGATATTCCGGAACAATTTACTGTATATGTTCCAATGTCTGCATGGGTGAATTTTGTTGTTGAAGGTGGTGCTTCGGATAGGGCAGGGCTCAAACAAGGTGACTTGATTATAAGAGTCAACGGCAAAAGTTTCAACGATATCTTCGAAGCAGATAGACTCATGAGACGTATGGGAAGCGGTAAAGAAATAATGTATGAAATCTTGCGATATGAAAAAAAGTTTGAAGTAAAGGTTGCACTTTCAAAAATCGGAATAAGTTGGTACTCATTAGTTAGTCTTACTACAAGCATTCTTACTATTTTCATAGGGTTTTGGATTGGTTTTAACAAACCCAACTTAGTTGCGGGTAGGATGATTTCCATCTCTATTATTTTTGTTGGGATGCTATTGTTTCACTTGTTTGTACATTTGCCGAATGACCAAATTTTATTAACCGAAATTGCCTTTTTTGTGACGAATTTTGTATTAATTTTCAGTATCCCATTATTCTTTCACACAGCATTGTATTTTCCTTCGGAAAAGCCCCAAATCATCAAAAAGCAAAAGCCAATTTTAGTTGGTTATCTTATGGCGGCGATTTTATTCTCATTAGCTTCGATACTTTATTTTTGGAAAATCTTGTCATACATGCCATATTTATTCATGTATGGAGTAACTGCCATTTTGCTGTATTTTATAGTCCTTTTTATTTGGAATAGAAAGCATTTCAAGAAAGAAGAAAAACGCAAAAGCCTTTTTATAAGAATAATTATCTTTGCTGTATCATCATTTATGATTTTCGATTTGATTATCCAAAATTTTAATTTGATGAGCCGAGAATATGTAACTACAGTTGTTGAATTTCTTCCATTAGTCATATTTATGATTCCTGTTGGGATAGTTTATACTATTTGGCGTTACAGACTTTTAGATTTTGATTTCAAATTCAGACGGAATATTATTTTTGCATTCGCCTTGACTCTTGTCAACGTTATGTTTATCGTGATTCTGGCTGTAATAATTTTCTTTATCACAGGAATTGACATCAAAGTTCCGGAGATTGTTTTTACAGGCACTGCTATCGAAGTTTTAGGAGATAATGAGATCGGTAGCAATTCAAAACGAATAGAATTTTTTATTTTGTTGGGAGCTTCAGTTATAGCATTTTTCGGAGTATATCAGCTTCGTCTGAATACTTCAATTTGGCTCAATAAGAAATTTGACCGCCAGACAATTAACTACAAATCGGTTTACTCGCAAATTTTTGAATCTATCGAACCAAGCTCCGGGATTGAAACAATTGCGGATACTTTCATGGCAAATCTTGATAGAGTAATCGGTTTCAAGCGATTTGGTATTATAATTTACGGCACTGACCAGTTCATCCGTTATCAGAATTATGGCGGATTTGACGGTATTGAATTGGAGAACTTCAACAAATCACTTTCGCGACGGTTCACTTTTTATTTGAAGGAATTCAACGGAGTTTTTTCATCTGACTATTTGCCGGATGGCATCAAGGAAGTTTATTATAAATTTGAAATCGAAAATTTGGTACCAATCAAGACTCGCGACCAATTCAATGGTGTAATATTATTAGGCGAGAAATTATCCGAAACAGGATTGACTCATGACGAAATTGATTTGCTCAAATCTATTGCCAATCAAGCTTCTGTCACTATCAACAACTCTTTGCTATACGAAAAACTGTCGCAACAGGAACGAATCAGACACGAACTCGAATTTGCCAGAGAAATCCAAACAGCTTCTTTGCCTTCCAAAGCTCCTGATTTAGAGGGATTTGATATTTTTGGGGTTTCAATTCCGGCATTAGAAGTTGGTGGAGATTTTTATGATTACTTAGGTAGCAAAGACGGCAAATCGCAAACTTTCATCATAGGCGACGTTAGCGGCAAAGGAACCTCAGCAGCCTTATATATGTCCAAAATTCAAGGTGTAATTCGTACTTTAAATGTTTTCGACCTTTCGCCACGCAATCTTATGATTTATGCCAATACTCAGCTTCATAGAAAGATTGATAAAAGCTTTTTCGTGACTGCACTTACTGCAAAACTGAACACTTCCGATATGACTTTGAAGATTGTCAGAGCAGGGCATAATCCGCTCTTATACTTTGATTCAACTACCGGAAAGGCTGAAGTAATCAAGCCAATTGGTATGGGATTAGGTTTGACCGATTCAGATACTTTTGCTTCAAATCTTGAAGAGTACCATAGAAAAATTAACAAAGGCGATGTCATACTTTTATATACTGATGGAATTACCGATAGTCGTAATAATGAAAATGATGAATATGGTGATGAAAGGCTGTCTGACGTGCTTTTGGCAAATTCACATTTATCATCACTTGAAATAAAAGATGCGATTTTCGATGATATTAGTAATTATACAAACGGCACAATGCAATTTGATGATATGACATTGTTGATTGTTAAAATCTTATAA